A DNA window from Candidatus Cloacimonadota bacterium contains the following coding sequences:
- the rplX gene encoding 50S ribosomal protein L24 encodes MNLKKGDFVVVISGEDKGKKGHVLRAYPKTGRVIVEKVNLIKKHAKPSQRNPQGGIITKEAPVNASNVMLFNEKLGGVSKPVIQVREGRRIRVCKKSGDEL; translated from the coding sequence CTGAATCTCAAAAAAGGTGACTTTGTAGTGGTCATATCCGGTGAAGACAAAGGCAAGAAAGGACATGTATTGAGAGCCTATCCCAAAACCGGTCGTGTGATTGTGGAAAAAGTAAACCTGATAAAAAAACACGCCAAGCCAAGTCAGCGCAATCCCCAAGGCGGAATCATCACCAAAGAAGCTCCGGTCAATGCTTCGAATGTGATGCTTTTCAACGAGAAACTGGGTGGGGTATCAAAACCCGTGATCCAGGTTCGTGAAGGACGCCGTATTCGCGTTTGCAAAAAGTCCGGCGACGAGCTGTAA